A genomic segment from Desulfovibrio sp. encodes:
- a CDS encoding sigma-54 dependent transcriptional regulator codes for MSEKAHLLIIDDEKNYLLVLQTLLEDEGYAVTAISDPETALAFLDESEVDVVVTDMKMPKVTGREVLERVKKNWPYIPVLIMTAFGSIESAVEVMRYGAFDYITKPFSNDELLLSIHNAVELSRAHRQYRLLQEVMEDRYGVHKIVGRSKAIRDVLVMVERAAPSRSTVLITGESGTGKELVARAIHYTSPRKDKPFVSVNCMALNPGVLESELFGHEKGSFTGAVAMRRGRFEQADGGTLFLDEIAELTPDLQVKLLRVLQERRFERVGGGEEIEVDIRVVAATNKDLASLVEKGAFRDDLYYRLNVVQIPLPPLRERREDIPPLVAHFVEKVCNDNSMPPKTFSTEALNYLTGYEWPGNIRQLENVVESCLVLVPGTIIDVDNLPAEIRDEESQFKSAVDLLPVQLDLADTLEKIEAALIRRALVRAELVQVKAAEYLGISKSLLQYKLKKYGITGH; via the coding sequence ATGAGTGAAAAAGCGCATCTTCTGATTATCGACGACGAAAAAAACTACCTGCTGGTATTGCAAACCCTGCTTGAAGACGAGGGCTATGCCGTTACGGCCATCAGTGACCCTGAAACAGCGCTGGCATTTCTGGACGAAAGCGAAGTGGACGTGGTTGTGACCGACATGAAAATGCCCAAGGTCACTGGTCGCGAGGTGCTTGAGCGGGTCAAAAAGAACTGGCCGTACATACCCGTGCTTATCATGACTGCCTTTGGCTCCATCGAGAGCGCGGTGGAAGTCATGAGATACGGGGCCTTTGACTACATCACAAAGCCTTTTTCCAACGACGAGCTTCTGCTTTCGATACACAATGCCGTTGAGCTCTCACGTGCCCACAGGCAGTATCGACTGTTGCAGGAGGTTATGGAAGACCGCTACGGCGTGCACAAGATTGTGGGGCGCAGCAAAGCCATACGCGATGTGCTGGTGATGGTTGAGCGCGCCGCGCCAAGCCGCTCCACAGTGCTGATTACCGGTGAGTCCGGTACGGGTAAGGAGCTGGTGGCCCGCGCCATCCATTACACAAGCCCCCGCAAGGACAAGCCCTTTGTTTCTGTAAACTGCATGGCGCTGAACCCCGGAGTGCTCGAGAGCGAACTTTTCGGTCACGAAAAGGGTTCGTTTACCGGCGCTGTGGCCATGCGGCGGGGCCGCTTTGAGCAGGCCGACGGGGGCACGCTGTTTCTGGATGAAATTGCCGAGCTCACGCCAGATCTGCAGGTAAAGCTGCTGCGCGTGTTGCAGGAAAGGCGTTTTGAACGTGTGGGCGGTGGTGAGGAAATTGAGGTGGATATTCGCGTTGTGGCTGCCACCAACAAGGATCTCGCCTCGCTGGTAGAGAAGGGTGCTTTTCGCGACGACCTCTACTACCGCCTCAACGTGGTGCAGATCCCCCTGCCCCCCCTGCGGGAACGGCGCGAAGACATTCCGCCACTGGTGGCCCACTTTGTGGAAAAGGTTTGCAACGACAACTCCATGCCGCCCAAAACATTCAGCACGGAAGCGCTCAACTACCTTACGGGTTACGAGTGGCCGGGCAACATCCGCCAGCTGGAAAATGTGGTGGAAAGCTGCCTTGTGCTGGTGCCTGGCACCATCATTGATGTGGACAACCTGCCCGCAGAAATTCGTGATGAAGAATCACAGTTCAAAAGCGCCGTCGATCTTTTGCCAGTGCAGCTTGATCTGGCCGATACGCTTGAGAAAATTGAGGCGGCGCTTATACGGCGTGCCCTTGTACGGGCAGAGCTGGTGCAGGTTAAGGCCGCAGAGTATCTTGGAATTTCAAAAAGCCTGTTGCAGTACAAGCTCAAAAAATACGGCATAACGGGGCATTAA
- a CDS encoding ATP-binding protein: MRQCEDICAQTVEAEVALPSYARTLSWLSLVVILLTSLGLSFFISNSAREALLTRQENFAQQLVENLNSQIFRRFALPTLLGYGRIALRQPEQYERLDQVVQSVIHGLPVERLRIYDFSRLVAYSTKKEDLGRAGLSPPYIDEILQGGAPRSEIISSMPGWQAPFRVPLQEGSFVLRVLYPLRGEPLHPGEEPPIMGALELTQDITGDYEQVLTFQGIIVVMCLLSSVVMFGLLLMLIHRSERVLAARMYKNRILENQLHSNERLVSMGRVVASIAHEIRNPLGIIRSSAELLQRRTDKADASTRRILGAIYDEAVRLSQTVNDFLDYARPRQPKQDVVDVNLVLDQVLAFLEGEMGRCGVALERQCEDSLFTPGDKDLLYRAFYNILVNGQQAMEGPGVVRISGRNEENGRVCIEFLDSGPGFDPTTLPNLLDPFFTTKDGGTGLGLPIVQSIISSHGGTIQLENGPNGGALVRVLLPKAPAGA, from the coding sequence ATGCGCCAATGCGAGGATATTTGCGCGCAAACGGTAGAGGCGGAAGTAGCCCTGCCCAGTTATGCCCGCACGCTTTCGTGGCTCTCGCTGGTGGTTATTTTGCTGACCAGCCTTGGGCTTTCATTCTTTATTTCCAATTCTGCCCGCGAAGCTCTGCTCACCCGGCAAGAAAATTTTGCACAGCAACTGGTGGAAAATCTTAACAGTCAGATTTTTCGACGCTTCGCCTTACCCACACTTCTGGGTTATGGTCGCATCGCCCTGCGCCAGCCTGAACAGTACGAAAGGCTTGATCAGGTTGTGCAGTCCGTAATCCACGGCTTACCGGTAGAGCGGTTGCGCATTTATGATTTCTCGCGTCTGGTTGCCTATTCCACAAAGAAAGAAGATCTGGGCCGCGCGGGGCTTTCGCCGCCGTATATTGATGAAATCCTGCAAGGCGGCGCGCCCCGGTCCGAGATTATTTCGTCCATGCCGGGGTGGCAGGCACCTTTTCGCGTTCCCCTTCAGGAAGGGTCATTTGTATTGCGCGTGCTCTATCCCCTGCGCGGGGAGCCTCTGCACCCTGGCGAAGAACCCCCGATTATGGGGGCGCTGGAGCTTACACAGGATATTACCGGCGACTATGAGCAGGTGCTGACCTTTCAGGGCATTATTGTTGTCATGTGCCTGCTTTCTTCGGTGGTGATGTTTGGCCTGCTGCTCATGCTCATTCACAGGTCTGAGCGTGTGCTGGCAGCCCGTATGTACAAAAACCGCATTCTCGAAAACCAGCTGCACAGCAACGAGCGGCTGGTAAGCATGGGCCGGGTGGTGGCAAGCATTGCCCATGAAATCCGTAACCCGCTGGGTATCATCCGCTCGAGCGCAGAGCTTTTGCAGCGCCGTACAGACAAGGCCGATGCCAGTACGCGCCGTATTCTTGGTGCCATCTATGATGAGGCCGTGCGGCTATCACAAACAGTAAACGATTTTCTGGATTATGCGCGGCCTCGCCAGCCCAAGCAGGATGTGGTAGATGTTAACCTGGTGCTTGATCAGGTGCTGGCCTTTCTGGAAGGGGAAATGGGGCGCTGCGGTGTAGCGCTTGAACGGCAGTGCGAAGACTCGCTGTTTACGCCCGGCGACAAGGATTTGCTGTATCGGGCATTTTACAATATTCTTGTAAACGGCCAGCAGGCCATGGAAGGGCCGGGCGTTGTGCGCATTTCTGGTCGCAACGAGGAAAACGGCCGCGTTTGCATTGAATTTCTCGATTCCGGCCCCGGCTTTGACCCCACCACACTGCCCAACCTGCTGGATCCTTTTTTTACCACCAAGGACGGCGGCACAGGGCTTGGTTTGCCCATTGTGCAGTCTATTATCTCAAGCCACGGCGGCACTATTCAGCTTGAAAACGGCCCCAATGGCGGGGCGTTGGTGCGGGTTCTGTTACCCAAGGCCCCCGCTGGCGCATAG
- a CDS encoding glucose-6-phosphate isomerase, with protein MPHMLEWSRAYAHRLAADTAAPLKARAPEIAQRLKRELAAGELPFLSLPFRAKLEVEMAPLIPRIKAYRHMLVLGIGGSALGARAMQQAFAPGQDGPNHRGPCLWIADNVCAERFEALLGKLTPAETVVVCISKSGGTIETISQYFLVRDWLKASVGEGWQDQMIVVTDERKGYLREEANRYGLTALEVPDYLGGRYSALSAVGLLPAAFLGIDWQALLDGAASVAKPLVQTPELVAEHPSFALACWAKALEDHDYSQLIFFSYIPQWAAYGDWFAQLWAESLGKDGQGSQPVPATGVTDQHSINQMFLSGPRNKGCIFLTSRDQAQGPNFGMDVPDDWAWLRAKPFGSLLEAEALGTRMALCQSGVPLLHVEMHNSGPRAAGSLMLLLEAATLFTGWLMGINPLDQPAVELGKRLANARLGAGGYVKEEADLADYLAVPREEQCF; from the coding sequence ATGCCTCATATGCTCGAATGGTCAAGGGCCTACGCGCATCGCCTCGCGGCTGATACGGCTGCTCCGCTCAAGGCGCGCGCCCCCGAAATCGCCCAGAGGCTCAAGCGCGAACTGGCCGCTGGCGAGTTGCCCTTTCTTTCGCTGCCTTTCCGCGCCAAGCTGGAAGTGGAAATGGCTCCGCTCATCCCCCGCATCAAGGCTTACCGGCACATGCTGGTGCTCGGCATTGGCGGCTCGGCCCTTGGGGCCCGCGCCATGCAGCAGGCCTTTGCGCCGGGGCAGGATGGCCCAAATCATCGCGGCCCCTGCCTGTGGATTGCCGACAATGTCTGCGCAGAACGTTTTGAAGCCCTGCTTGGCAAGCTGACCCCCGCAGAAACTGTGGTTGTGTGCATCAGCAAGTCTGGCGGCACCATCGAAACCATTTCGCAGTATTTTCTGGTGCGTGACTGGCTCAAGGCCAGTGTGGGTGAAGGCTGGCAGGACCAGATGATAGTGGTGACCGACGAGCGCAAGGGCTACCTGCGTGAAGAGGCCAATCGCTATGGTCTTACGGCTCTTGAAGTGCCGGACTATCTTGGCGGCCGCTATTCGGCACTCTCTGCTGTGGGCCTCTTGCCTGCGGCCTTTCTGGGCATTGACTGGCAGGCCCTGCTCGACGGTGCGGCCAGCGTGGCCAAACCTCTGGTGCAGACACCAGAACTTGTGGCTGAGCATCCGTCATTTGCGTTGGCCTGCTGGGCCAAAGCTCTTGAAGACCACGACTACAGTCAGCTGATTTTCTTTAGCTACATTCCCCAATGGGCGGCCTACGGCGACTGGTTTGCCCAGCTTTGGGCCGAAAGTCTGGGCAAGGACGGGCAGGGCAGTCAGCCTGTGCCAGCCACGGGCGTGACCGATCAGCACTCCATCAACCAGATGTTTCTGAGTGGCCCGCGCAACAAGGGGTGTATCTTTTTGACCAGCCGCGATCAGGCGCAAGGGCCGAATTTTGGCATGGATGTGCCCGACGACTGGGCCTGGCTGCGTGCCAAGCCCTTTGGCAGCCTGCTGGAGGCCGAAGCCCTGGGAACGCGTATGGCTCTGTGCCAGAGCGGCGTACCCCTGCTGCATGTAGAAATGCACAACAGCGGCCCCCGTGCGGCCGGTTCGCTTATGCTGCTGCTTGAGGCGGCCACGCTGTTCACTGGCTGGCTTATGGGTATCAATCCCCTTGACCAGCCTGCGGTAGAGTTGGGCAAGCGCCTTGCCAACGCCCGCCTTGGTGCGGGTGGGTATGTAAAGGAAGAGGCCGATCTGGCGGATTACCTTGCCGTTCCCCGCGAGGAGCAGTGCTTCTAG
- a CDS encoding YchJ family metal-binding protein, translating into MSQLCPCGSGLDLGQCCGPHIDGASWPQTAESLMRSRYTAYVLGRHQWLVETTHPDYREDVDADKLAEQTKDITWLRLDIAATENNVAAGENGELFDVVEFYAYYELEGIPRQIGERSFFQRQDDKVYYVDGVGLRPDAYRRQEPKVGRNDPCPCGSGKKFKKCCGAAKS; encoded by the coding sequence ATGTCTCAACTTTGCCCCTGCGGCAGCGGTCTTGATCTGGGCCAGTGCTGTGGCCCCCATATTGATGGCGCATCCTGGCCCCAGACCGCAGAAAGCCTCATGCGTTCGCGCTACACTGCCTATGTGCTTGGCCGTCACCAGTGGCTGGTGGAAACCACGCACCCCGACTACCGGGAAGACGTGGACGCTGACAAGCTGGCCGAACAGACCAAGGACATTACCTGGCTGCGGCTTGATATTGCCGCCACTGAAAACAACGTTGCCGCCGGTGAAAACGGCGAGCTTTTTGATGTTGTAGAATTTTATGCTTACTACGAGCTGGAGGGCATTCCCCGTCAGATCGGTGAACGCAGTTTTTTTCAGCGTCAGGACGATAAAGTATATTATGTGGACGGCGTGGGCCTCAGGCCCGATGCCTACCGCAGGCAGGAACCCAAGGTGGGGCGCAATGATCCCTGCCCCTGCGGCAGCGGCAAAAAATTTAAGAAATGCTGCGGGGCTGCCAAATCCTGA
- a CDS encoding DUF4881 domain-containing protein has translation MKIRNLVLMLAMAFSVALLTGCNFDGGVEQGRCVGYDANAKTLTIVVDVTHDQFNPHYSGGTHTFKLPVESQDMGPAPTPGGRLMIDTAKNMVLVYDQKTNSVREVPVQFTDVEKNVGSDHPKVKGKTFPMIDKEQQTVTVYSGRQKSLITFKVPAEAQDFPAYAWTAGDEMRIAFRNADKTQSMRIMNVSKTNIFKK, from the coding sequence ATGAAGATTCGTAATCTGGTACTGATGCTGGCGATGGCCTTCTCGGTCGCACTGCTTACCGGCTGCAACTTTGACGGAGGCGTGGAACAGGGACGCTGCGTGGGCTATGACGCCAACGCAAAAACCCTCACCATCGTGGTGGACGTGACCCATGACCAGTTTAACCCGCACTACAGCGGCGGCACACATACCTTCAAGCTGCCTGTTGAATCCCAGGACATGGGCCCGGCCCCCACACCCGGCGGCCGTCTGATGATCGACACCGCCAAGAACATGGTGCTTGTGTATGACCAAAAGACCAACAGCGTGCGTGAAGTGCCCGTGCAGTTCACCGATGTGGAAAAGAACGTCGGCTCCGATCATCCCAAGGTGAAGGGCAAGACCTTCCCCATGATCGACAAGGAACAGCAGACCGTGACCGTGTACTCTGGCCGCCAGAAGTCGCTGATCACCTTCAAGGTACCTGCTGAAGCCCAGGACTTCCCCGCATATGCGTGGACTGCCGGCGACGAAATGCGCATCGCCTTCCGTAATGCCGACAAGACCCAGTCCATGCGCATCATGAACGTGAGCAAGACCAACATCTTCAAGAAGTAA
- a CDS encoding sulfite exporter TauE/SafE family protein has protein sequence MDWLYILMPISGVYIFWPGLVILGLGVGIIGGFFGMGGAWMVTPGLNILGFPMAFAIGTDVAQMAGKSLISTMRHGKFGNVDYGLGLTMLVGTIVGVEVGAQMVMWLERLGSVDKVVRWLYVVLLVLLAWLVFHDIAARRKKEREARAQNKELDHAATGVDWATRLHAIKIPPVLHFKQANITCSAWLPIFVSFFTGWLAGILGIGGGLIRMPALVYLVGCPTHLAVGTDLFEVAISGLYGTASYAYKGRVELLAALIMLCGAAIGAQIGVVATKYVKGYGIRFVFGLAVIGCLVSVLCKLIEAEFPAWSWLLSPAATIDVLGFVTAISLYITVKMVQGAKAEIAAKKNQPAAN, from the coding sequence ATGGACTGGTTGTATATTTTGATGCCCATCTCCGGCGTGTACATTTTCTGGCCGGGCCTCGTTATCCTAGGTTTGGGCGTTGGTATTATCGGCGGCTTTTTCGGCATGGGCGGCGCCTGGATGGTTACCCCCGGCCTGAACATTCTCGGCTTCCCCATGGCATTCGCCATTGGTACGGACGTTGCGCAGATGGCGGGCAAATCGCTTATCTCCACCATGCGTCACGGCAAGTTTGGCAACGTTGACTACGGCTTGGGCCTGACCATGCTGGTCGGTACCATCGTGGGCGTGGAAGTTGGCGCCCAGATGGTCATGTGGCTGGAACGACTTGGCTCTGTTGATAAGGTTGTGCGCTGGCTGTACGTGGTTCTGCTTGTGCTGCTGGCCTGGCTTGTATTCCACGATATCGCCGCCCGTCGCAAGAAGGAACGTGAAGCCCGTGCCCAAAACAAGGAACTCGACCACGCTGCTACTGGCGTTGACTGGGCTACCCGCCTGCACGCCATCAAGATCCCCCCTGTGCTCCATTTCAAGCAGGCCAACATCACCTGCTCTGCCTGGCTGCCCATTTTCGTCAGCTTCTTCACTGGCTGGCTGGCTGGTATCCTTGGCATCGGCGGCGGTCTTATCCGCATGCCCGCCCTGGTCTACCTTGTGGGCTGCCCCACCCATCTGGCGGTGGGTACGGACCTCTTTGAAGTCGCCATCTCCGGTCTTTATGGTACGGCTTCGTACGCATACAAGGGCCGCGTGGAACTGCTTGCCGCCCTCATCATGCTGTGCGGTGCTGCCATTGGCGCGCAGATAGGCGTTGTCGCCACCAAGTATGTGAAGGGTTACGGCATCCGCTTTGTGTTCGGTCTGGCCGTCATCGGCTGCCTGGTTTCGGTTCTGTGCAAGCTGATTGAAGCTGAATTCCCGGCCTGGAGCTGGCTGTTGAGCCCCGCCGCTACCATTGACGTGCTTGGCTTCGTGACGGCTATCTCCCTTTACATCACCGTCAAGATGGTACAGGGCGCCAAGGCGGAAATTGCCGCCAAGAAGAACCAGCCCGCGGCCAACTAA
- a CDS encoding DVU0150 family protein, translating into MKKMQRLWTWLAGCALMVAALPGMALAAGGGKVANVVVVADTRKLDGILYWWAEMYNESHLFFAILTMAIIPVVGCILGWLADVVMTHMGIDLRHRELSEK; encoded by the coding sequence ATGAAAAAGATGCAGAGGCTCTGGACATGGCTTGCGGGGTGCGCGCTGATGGTAGCGGCATTACCTGGTATGGCCCTTGCCGCTGGCGGCGGTAAGGTTGCCAACGTGGTTGTGGTAGCCGATACGCGCAAGCTTGACGGCATATTGTATTGGTGGGCTGAAATGTACAATGAAAGCCACCTGTTCTTTGCTATTCTGACCATGGCCATCATCCCCGTTGTGGGTTGCATACTTGGCTGGTTGGCAGACGTTGTCATGACCCACATGGGTATTGACCTCAGGCACCGCGAACTGTCCGAGAAGTAA
- a CDS encoding sigma 54-interacting transcriptional regulator — protein sequence MRLHRTLPQGNSLEFASFFMNRSLVNRMLMLGLPVLAVVLLIIFTATGSSIEDILDRAIARNAQLQSQAMRLALEQALEETRNQLLILAAGSMEQKDMVNRLKFRAKAGGLRYREIAFEGLTPDNRYLLVNADGEVINVPMRQALASPTGPFHGIAGEHRIGHVSVAQPVEVTYSMVPVKGSNQNISLYVLRFATPVQGADGEFVGYLMLSLDLRELRDIISAYSAPNAPIAAAGTDVRVRTLFFDREGWMLFQSEVPDAGLPQRSLATDAVRAGFTGDFGRPGFNTAFRPGPEHINYWNMVSDVQEGKTGQLALSETTTLWSNSQMRVERVSYVPVSFSPISQADSIVLGGLAVLDTSFTTTRTGGQLMGIYIGAFVGGTLLLGLSLWWLARQMTRSLNAVTSELELRNISGDDGNIDLPPMPRELERLKGGVNDLLERLRNAAEARRLRAAEDDAQAQREPVADLPHPEDLPVNGLIGTSPAMLTLCDNVRKASQVMADVLVVGETGTGKELVSEAIHRLSARSAGPFITINCGALDENLLMDTLFGHVKGAFTEARAPRKGAFLTAQGGTLMLDEVGNAAPKVQQALLRALSTRRIRPLGSDEDVPFDTRIIAATNASLIDDAQRGSFREDLYYRLAVITINTPPLRDRKSDIPSLTVYFLSEALKAKARLKADAGASTPAIPPVIPQISKGAMTKLMEYEWPGNVRELKNTLTRALAFCESGILFAEDIQLGHAIQGQGEAFQNENASVQLQDSRNQQDTPCEQGFCTAPPVDAGARANGLPGRLAEQPPAEMVGAQDESEFAAPRQQPDPTEPQGSLQHGLNVAEKLNRRIMDAWPTIAAAGSISRQEYQSLAGKDISMRTAQYDLQLLVQQGLVRKEGRGPAQRYVVIGR from the coding sequence ATGCGCTTACACAGAACTCTTCCCCAGGGCAACTCGCTGGAGTTCGCCTCATTCTTCATGAATCGCAGCCTCGTGAACCGCATGCTCATGCTTGGGCTACCGGTTTTGGCAGTGGTTTTGTTGATTATTTTTACTGCTACTGGCAGCAGCATAGAAGACATTCTCGATCGCGCAATTGCGCGCAATGCACAGCTTCAATCCCAGGCGATGCGTCTTGCGCTGGAACAAGCGCTTGAAGAAACGCGCAACCAGCTACTTATTCTTGCTGCTGGCTCCATGGAACAGAAAGACATGGTCAACCGGCTCAAGTTTCGCGCCAAGGCCGGGGGATTGCGTTATAGAGAAATTGCCTTTGAAGGCCTTACCCCCGACAATCGCTACCTGCTTGTCAACGCAGACGGCGAGGTCATCAATGTTCCCATGCGCCAGGCCCTGGCCAGCCCCACAGGTCCTTTCCACGGCATTGCTGGCGAACATCGCATCGGTCATGTAAGTGTTGCGCAGCCCGTGGAGGTCACCTATTCAATGGTGCCCGTTAAGGGCAGCAACCAGAATATCTCCCTGTATGTGCTGCGCTTTGCCACCCCGGTACAGGGTGCGGACGGCGAATTTGTGGGCTATCTGATGCTCTCGCTCGATCTGCGGGAACTGCGGGATATAATTTCTGCCTACTCTGCACCCAATGCCCCCATTGCTGCAGCTGGCACAGACGTGCGCGTGCGCACGCTTTTTTTTGACCGCGAAGGCTGGATGCTCTTTCAGTCTGAAGTTCCAGACGCGGGCCTGCCCCAGCGCAGTCTGGCAACTGATGCCGTGCGCGCAGGTTTTACTGGCGATTTTGGCAGGCCTGGCTTTAACACGGCATTCCGCCCCGGCCCGGAGCATATCAATTACTGGAACATGGTATCCGACGTTCAGGAGGGCAAAACCGGTCAACTTGCCCTGTCTGAAACCACCACGCTGTGGAGCAACAGCCAGATGCGCGTGGAAAGGGTCAGCTATGTGCCTGTTTCCTTCAGCCCTATCTCGCAAGCAGATTCTATTGTTCTGGGCGGTCTGGCCGTATTGGACACCAGCTTTACCACTACCCGCACGGGCGGGCAGCTTATGGGCATATATATTGGAGCCTTTGTTGGCGGCACGCTGCTGCTCGGCCTGAGTTTGTGGTGGCTTGCACGCCAGATGACCCGTTCTCTCAATGCTGTCACCTCCGAGCTGGAACTGCGCAACATATCAGGCGATGACGGCAACATTGACCTGCCGCCGATGCCGCGTGAACTTGAGCGGCTCAAGGGGGGGGTCAACGATCTGCTGGAACGGCTACGCAATGCCGCAGAGGCCCGACGCCTGCGGGCGGCGGAAGACGATGCCCAGGCGCAACGCGAACCGGTGGCAGACCTGCCCCACCCGGAAGACCTGCCCGTAAATGGCCTTATTGGCACATCACCCGCCATGCTGACCCTGTGCGACAACGTGCGTAAAGCATCGCAAGTAATGGCCGACGTGCTTGTGGTAGGCGAAACCGGCACTGGCAAGGAGCTGGTTTCTGAGGCCATTCACAGGCTCAGCGCCAGAAGTGCAGGGCCATTCATCACCATCAACTGCGGCGCGCTGGACGAAAATCTGCTTATGGATACCCTTTTCGGGCATGTTAAGGGGGCATTTACCGAGGCGCGCGCACCGCGCAAGGGGGCCTTTTTAACAGCGCAGGGCGGTACGCTCATGCTCGACGAGGTGGGCAATGCGGCCCCCAAGGTACAGCAGGCCCTGCTGCGGGCGCTCTCTACCCGCCGCATACGCCCGCTTGGCAGCGATGAGGACGTTCCCTTTGACACGCGCATTATCGCCGCCACCAACGCCTCGCTGATCGACGACGCCCAGAGGGGTTCGTTCCGCGAAGACCTGTACTACCGGCTGGCGGTTATCACCATCAACACACCGCCCCTGCGTGATCGAAAGTCCGACATTCCTTCGCTCACCGTGTATTTTCTCTCAGAGGCGCTCAAGGCCAAGGCCAGGCTCAAGGCAGACGCAGGAGCATCCACCCCTGCCATCCCCCCCGTCATTCCCCAGATCAGCAAGGGGGCCATGACAAAGCTCATGGAGTACGAGTGGCCCGGCAACGTGCGTGAGCTTAAAAATACGCTTACGAGAGCCCTGGCTTTTTGCGAAAGCGGCATTCTTTTTGCAGAAGATATTCAGCTAGGTCACGCAATTCAGGGTCAGGGTGAGGCCTTTCAGAACGAAAACGCCTCCGTCCAGTTGCAGGATTCGCGCAATCAGCAGGATACCCCCTGCGAGCAGGGTTTCTGCACTGCCCCGCCGGTTGATGCTGGTGCAAGAGCCAACGGCCTGCCTGGCAGGCTCGCAGAGCAGCCCCCCGCCGAGATGGTGGGAGCACAGGACGAAAGCGAATTTGCAGCACCACGGCAGCAGCCTGACCCCACCGAGCCGCAGGGCAGCCTGCAGCACGGACTCAATGTGGCGGAAAAACTCAATCGCCGCATCATGGACGCGTGGCCGACCATTGCCGCCGCTGGCAGTATCAGCCGTCAGGAGTATCAATCACTGGCTGGCAAGGATATTTCCATGCGCACCGCGCAATACGACCTGCAGCTACTGGTTCAGCAGGGGCTGGTACGCAAGGAGGGTCGCGGCCCGGCGCAGCGGTATGTGGTCATTGGCAGGTAG